Proteins encoded by one window of Flagellimonas lutaonensis:
- a CDS encoding TetR/AcrR family transcriptional regulator: MDKNRKRMETMHRMRAKGLELFYQKGYHATSIDDILKELSLSKGAFYHHFKSKEDFFISITQNIIMQKVYALLVEPLAQDKSPIPVIIDTLNNALETAEHNSMDCGFMLGNFLTEFNRGENEVLQYLKDILKVWEINLISALKNGKSDGHIARHVNCEEVATYIISSYMGIRTMMASGNAKMLKYQYIQQLKAYMYTLEQEKETIY, from the coding sequence ATGGACAAGAACCGAAAACGCATGGAAACCATGCACCGAATGAGGGCGAAAGGCCTTGAGCTTTTCTATCAAAAAGGATATCATGCGACCAGTATCGACGATATCTTAAAAGAGCTGTCCCTTTCAAAAGGTGCCTTTTACCACCATTTCAAATCAAAGGAAGATTTTTTTATCAGCATTACGCAAAACATCATTATGCAAAAGGTGTATGCGCTGTTGGTCGAGCCACTTGCCCAAGATAAGAGCCCGATTCCCGTAATCATCGACACCTTGAACAATGCCTTGGAAACGGCTGAGCACAATTCGATGGACTGTGGTTTTATGCTCGGCAACTTCTTGACGGAGTTCAACCGTGGTGAGAACGAGGTTCTACAATATTTGAAAGATATTCTCAAAGTATGGGAGATCAATCTTATATCTGCCCTTAAAAACGGTAAGAGCGATGGCCATATCGCCCGTCATGTCAATTGTGAAGAGGTGGCTACCTACATCATTTCTTCTTACATGGGCATTCGAACCATGATGGCGAGCGGTAATGCGAAAATGCTAAAATATCAATACATACAGCAATTAAAGGCTTATATGTACACTTTAGAGCAAGAGAAGGAAACCATTTACTAG
- the arsM gene encoding arsenosugar biosynthesis arsenite methyltransferase ArsM, translating into MSYLEATNDLYREAALTPDVGLCCTTNPVWELPGLKIPKIMQEMNYGCGSTVHARDLTNNPSVLYVGVGGGMELLQFAYFSRQKGGVIGVDVVDEMLEASRNNFKVAEAENDWFKSEFVELRKGDALNLPVEDNSIDVAAQNCLFNIFKEDDLKRAIEEMYRVLKPHGRLVMSDPVCEQGMNEILRNDDRLRALCLSGSLPIKDYIKALTDVGFGTIEIRARKPYRILDPKNYPTDELIYIESIEVAAIKDPMPDDGPCVFTGKAAIYYGSEDYFDDKKGHVLLKNQPLAVCDKTAGALAALGRNDIFISESTYHYDGGGCC; encoded by the coding sequence ATGAGTTATTTAGAAGCTACAAACGATTTATATAGAGAAGCAGCTTTAACCCCAGATGTAGGGCTTTGCTGTACCACCAATCCCGTATGGGAGCTGCCCGGGTTGAAGATTCCCAAGATCATGCAAGAAATGAACTATGGTTGCGGCAGCACGGTCCATGCGCGTGATTTGACCAATAATCCCAGCGTATTGTATGTGGGTGTGGGCGGCGGAATGGAACTGTTGCAATTTGCCTATTTCAGCCGCCAAAAAGGCGGGGTGATCGGTGTTGATGTAGTGGACGAAATGTTAGAGGCCAGCCGAAACAACTTTAAAGTGGCCGAAGCAGAAAACGATTGGTTCAAATCTGAGTTTGTGGAATTGCGAAAGGGCGATGCCCTTAACCTTCCGGTCGAAGACAACAGCATCGATGTGGCCGCCCAGAACTGTCTGTTCAATATCTTTAAGGAAGATGACCTTAAAAGGGCCATTGAAGAAATGTACCGTGTGCTGAAACCACACGGAAGGCTTGTGATGAGCGATCCCGTTTGTGAGCAAGGGATGAACGAGATCCTACGAAACGATGATAGGCTTAGGGCCCTGTGCCTCAGCGGAAGCCTCCCCATCAAAGACTACATAAAGGCTTTGACCGATGTTGGCTTTGGCACCATCGAAATCAGGGCCAGAAAGCCGTATCGCATACTCGACCCAAAGAACTACCCGACAGACGAATTGATATATATCGAGTCCATCGAAGTGGCGGCCATAAAAGACCCAATGCCAGACGATGGGCCATGTGTCTTTACCGGCAAAGCGGCCATCTATTATGGAAGTGAAGACTATTTTGACGATAAAAAAGGACATGTATTGTTAAAGAACCAGCCCTTGGCAGTATGCGACAAAACCGCTGGTGCCTTGGCAGCCCTTGGCAGGAATGATATCTTTATCAGCGAATCTACCTATCATTACGATGGCGGGGGATGTTGTTGA